One Nodularia sp. LEGE 06071 DNA segment encodes these proteins:
- the gmk gene encoding guanylate kinase: MMQVLPIQSDAPTKESPSPGRLIVLTGPSGVGKGTLMQELLKRHPELYYSVSVTTRSPRPGEINGENYYFISRSKFEQLVAEGEFLEWAEFAGNYYGTPREAVLNQVRSGKLVVLEIELEGARQIRASFPSALSIFILPPSLNELESRIRGRAQDSEEAIARRLRRAQEEIQAADEFDVQIVNDDLENALKAIEATLFG, translated from the coding sequence ATGATGCAAGTTTTACCTATCCAGAGTGATGCTCCCACCAAAGAAAGCCCCTCTCCAGGCAGGCTAATTGTTTTAACTGGCCCCAGTGGGGTTGGTAAAGGCACTTTAATGCAAGAGCTGTTAAAACGTCATCCGGAACTTTACTATTCTGTATCCGTGACGACTCGTTCTCCTCGTCCAGGAGAAATTAACGGCGAAAATTATTACTTTATTAGCCGCAGTAAGTTTGAACAATTAGTTGCCGAAGGTGAATTCTTGGAGTGGGCAGAATTTGCTGGTAATTATTACGGTACTCCCCGTGAAGCTGTGCTTAACCAAGTCCGCTCTGGCAAATTAGTGGTGCTGGAAATTGAACTAGAAGGGGCAAGACAAATCCGCGCTTCCTTCCCTAGCGCTCTCAGCATTTTTATTTTACCGCCTTCCCTGAATGAATTGGAGAGCCGCATCCGTGGTCGCGCCCAAGATTCTGAAGAAGCGATCGCTCGTCGCCTACGCCGCGCCCAAGAAGAAATCCAAGCCGCAGACGAATTTGATGTTCAAATCGTTAATGACGATTTAGAAAATGCCCTCAAAGCCATAGAAGCAACTTTATTTGGATAG
- the psaJ gene encoding photosystem I reaction center subunit IX produces the protein MADKSDQSSYLITFLSTAPVAATIWLTITAGILIEFNRFFPDLLFHPLP, from the coding sequence ATGGCAGATAAAAGCGATCAATCGTCCTATTTGATCACATTTCTTTCTACGGCTCCAGTGGCAGCTACTATCTGGCTAACCATTACAGCAGGGATTTTAATTGAATTTAACCGCTTTTTCCCTGACTTACTTTTCCACCCACTACCATAA
- the tsaD gene encoding tRNA (adenosine(37)-N6)-threonylcarbamoyltransferase complex transferase subunit TsaD, whose amino-acid sequence MATVLAIETSCDETAVAIVNNREVYSSIVASQIAVHSQYGGVVPEVASRQHLETINEAIAQAMEQAQLNWQQIDGIAATCAPGLVGALLVGLTAAKTLAMLHNKPFLGVHHLEGHIYATYLSESTLNPPFLSLLVSGGHTSLIYVKDCGVYETLGETRDDAAGEAFDKVARLLKLGYPGGPVIDQLAQTGNARAFTLPEGKVSLPGGGYHRYDSSFSGLKTAVLRLVQQLEKDQEQVPVADLAASFQETVARSLTKRAIACALDYDLNTIAIGGGVAANSSLRKILQTTAAEHNLRVLFPPLKYCTDNAAMIACAASHHLSLGHTSPLTLGVESRLPLSQVMKLY is encoded by the coding sequence ATGGCAACTGTTTTAGCAATAGAAACCAGCTGCGATGAAACTGCCGTCGCAATTGTGAACAATCGTGAAGTTTATAGCAGTATCGTCGCTTCCCAAATTGCCGTTCATAGTCAATATGGCGGGGTAGTGCCAGAGGTGGCATCCCGTCAACATCTAGAAACCATCAATGAGGCGATCGCTCAAGCAATGGAGCAAGCCCAACTGAACTGGCAGCAAATTGATGGTATTGCGGCAACCTGCGCCCCTGGACTCGTAGGAGCGCTGTTAGTAGGGTTAACTGCGGCTAAAACTTTAGCCATGTTACACAACAAGCCATTTTTGGGAGTGCATCATCTCGAAGGTCATATTTACGCGACTTATTTGAGTGAATCAACTTTAAATCCCCCATTTCTTAGCTTACTCGTTTCTGGTGGACATACAAGCTTGATTTATGTAAAGGATTGTGGCGTTTACGAAACTCTGGGTGAAACTCGTGATGATGCTGCCGGGGAAGCCTTTGATAAAGTAGCGCGATTGTTGAAACTGGGTTATCCCGGTGGACCGGTGATTGATCAATTAGCACAAACGGGGAATGCCCGCGCCTTTACTTTGCCAGAAGGGAAAGTTTCTTTACCAGGTGGGGGATATCATCGCTATGACAGCAGTTTTAGTGGGTTAAAGACGGCGGTACTGCGTCTAGTGCAGCAATTAGAGAAAGATCAAGAACAAGTGCCAGTGGCTGATTTAGCAGCTAGCTTTCAGGAAACTGTAGCGCGATCGCTGACTAAAAGAGCGATCGCCTGCGCCCTCGATTATGATCTCAACACCATTGCCATTGGTGGAGGGGTAGCAGCTAACAGCAGCCTGAGAAAAATCTTACAGACAACCGCCGCCGAGCATAACCTGCGCGTCCTCTTTCCACCCCTGAAATACTGTACTGATAACGCCGCTATGATTGCCTGCGCCGCCTCTCATCACCTATCACTTGGTCATACATCACCCTTGACTTTAGGCGTTGAGTCTAGGCTGCCACTCAGCCAGGTAATGAAATTGTATTAA
- the prmC gene encoding peptide chain release factor N(5)-glutamine methyltransferase produces the protein MAEKQLQVVSGLQLWRWRNSAIGEAIAYDISPAEIDWLLLEVAGLDRLALRLESFKEWPQIQMALPLEDLNQLWQRRLNERLPVQYIAGVTPWRQFKIAVSSAVLIPRPETEYLIDLAVAAATDSGAAPFLNSGHWADLGTGSGAIALGLADALPKATIHAVDYSLEALKIAQANARNLELDNQIKFYQGSWWEPLTALKGQFSGMVSNPPYIPTSTVATLQPEVVNHEPHLALDGGIDGLDCIRQLIEISPGYLRPGGVWLIEMMAGQADTVRTLLQKQGSYCNIQIHADLAGIERFAVAYMK, from the coding sequence ATGGCAGAAAAACAGCTACAGGTAGTTTCCGGTTTACAGCTTTGGCGGTGGCGTAATAGTGCGATTGGCGAAGCGATCGCCTATGATATTTCACCGGCTGAGATAGATTGGTTACTTCTAGAAGTAGCTGGGTTAGACCGTTTGGCACTGCGTTTAGAATCTTTTAAAGAGTGGCCTCAAATTCAGATGGCGTTACCTTTAGAGGATTTAAACCAGTTGTGGCAAAGGCGATTAAATGAACGCTTACCGGTGCAGTACATCGCGGGAGTTACGCCTTGGCGACAATTTAAAATTGCCGTGTCAAGTGCAGTTTTGATTCCCAGACCGGAAACTGAGTATTTAATTGATCTCGCTGTGGCTGCTGCTACTGACAGTGGCGCAGCCCCATTCCTCAATTCAGGACACTGGGCTGATTTGGGTACTGGTAGCGGTGCGATCGCCTTGGGTTTAGCAGATGCTTTACCAAAAGCGACAATTCATGCAGTTGATTACAGCCTAGAAGCTTTAAAAATTGCTCAAGCCAATGCTCGTAATTTGGAACTTGACAACCAAATTAAATTTTACCAAGGTTCTTGGTGGGAGCCGCTAACAGCCCTCAAAGGTCAGTTCAGTGGTATGGTGTCTAACCCACCTTATATTCCCACTAGTACCGTGGCTACTCTGCAACCAGAAGTAGTGAACCATGAACCACATCTAGCACTAGATGGTGGTATTGATGGCTTGGATTGTATTCGCCAGTTAATAGAAATCTCTCCCGGCTATTTGCGCCCTGGTGGTGTGTGGCTGATTGAAATGATGGCTGGACAGGCGGATACTGTGCGGACACTTTTACAAAAACAAGGTAGCTACTGTAATATTCAAATTCATGCTGATTTAGCTGGAATTGAACGCTTTGCAGTAGCTTATATGAAATAA
- a CDS encoding alpha/beta fold hydrolase, protein MATIEILGVPHAYELTAPTSCPHALVFIHGWLNSRGYWEPVISRLSVDLQCLSYDLRGFGESKSQPEADFIQDQTNISLTSHSIDEFSLPFDSVYTPAVYAQDLAALLEQMNITSAWLIGHSLGGTIALWAAAQIPECVKGVICINAGGGIYLKEAFEQFRSAGQRFLQVRPRWLCQLPLIDLLFTRASVARPLDRHWARQRVIDFVMADPEAALGALLDSTTEEEINRLPQLVSQLQQPVYFLAGTDDKVMEPKYVRHLASFHRLFQYSGDNVIEIPDCGHLAMLEQPDAVAGHIRSIVNG, encoded by the coding sequence ATGGCAACCATTGAAATATTGGGCGTTCCACACGCTTACGAGCTAACGGCTCCTACTTCCTGTCCCCATGCTTTAGTATTTATCCACGGTTGGCTAAATAGCCGTGGGTATTGGGAACCTGTAATTTCCCGCTTGTCAGTTGATTTGCAATGCCTGTCTTATGATTTGCGCGGTTTTGGTGAGTCTAAATCCCAGCCAGAAGCAGATTTTATTCAGGATCAAACGAATATCAGCTTGACTTCTCACTCAATTGATGAGTTTAGTTTGCCTTTTGATTCTGTTTATACACCAGCTGTTTATGCTCAGGATTTAGCTGCCCTTTTAGAACAGATGAATATTACTAGTGCTTGGCTGATTGGGCATTCCTTGGGAGGCACAATCGCACTTTGGGCAGCTGCTCAAATTCCGGAATGTGTGAAAGGTGTTATATGTATCAACGCAGGTGGTGGTATTTATCTCAAAGAAGCTTTTGAGCAGTTTCGTTCAGCAGGTCAAAGATTTTTGCAAGTCCGACCGCGCTGGCTATGTCAACTACCTTTGATTGATTTGTTGTTTACCAGAGCCAGTGTAGCTCGTCCCTTAGATCGTCATTGGGCGCGTCAGCGAGTGATTGATTTTGTGATGGCTGACCCAGAAGCTGCGTTAGGAGCATTACTAGACTCTACAACTGAGGAAGAAATCAACCGTTTACCTCAGCTAGTGTCTCAATTGCAGCAGCCAGTTTATTTTTTGGCTGGGACTGATGACAAGGTGATGGAACCCAAGTATGTTCGCCATTTAGCTAGTTTTCATCGGCTTTTTCAATATAGTGGCGACAATGTAATTGAAATTCCTGATTGTGGTCATTTGGCAATGTTAGAACAGCCAGATGCAGTTGCTGGTCACATTCGGTCAATAGTCAATGGTTAG
- a CDS encoding Photosystem I reaction center subunit III codes for MRRLFALILAICLWSNFAPPAQALGANLVPCKDSPAFQELAKNARNTTADPQSGQKRFERYSQALCGPEGYPHLIVDGRLDRAGDFLIPSILFLYIAGWIGWVGRAYLQAIKKLSDTEAKEIQIDLGLALPIIATGFAWPLAAIKELLSGELTAKDSEITVSPR; via the coding sequence ATGAGACGATTGTTTGCTTTGATTTTAGCGATTTGTCTTTGGTCCAACTTTGCCCCCCCTGCCCAAGCGCTTGGGGCTAACCTGGTACCTTGTAAAGACTCTCCCGCCTTTCAAGAGCTAGCAAAAAATGCCCGTAACACCACCGCCGACCCCCAATCAGGGCAAAAGCGGTTTGAGCGTTATTCACAGGCACTGTGTGGTCCCGAAGGTTACCCTCACTTAATTGTTGATGGTCGCCTTGATCGGGCTGGTGACTTTTTGATTCCCAGCATTCTATTTTTGTATATTGCTGGCTGGATTGGCTGGGTAGGCCGTGCTTACCTGCAAGCCATTAAAAAGTTATCAGATACCGAAGCCAAAGAAATCCAAATCGATCTTGGTTTGGCACTACCGATTATCGCCACAGGCTTTGCTTGGCCTCTAGCAGCGATCAAAGAACTCCTTTCAGGCGAATTAACTGCGAAAGATTCAGAAATCACTGTTTCTCCGCGTTAA
- a CDS encoding GNAT family N-acetyltransferase has product MGFWKTWFNSPESVATSKTTSFEERTGSVAGESSPNSSSEASGKETRIVFSTERDIDLYELEELCDAVGWSRRPLRKVKKAIEHSFLVASMWQVRGNQRRLIGFARATSDHAFNATIWDVVVHPDFQGKGLGKALMKYVLKKLRSEEISNVTLFADPHVLDFYRGMGFMSDPEGIKGMFWYPH; this is encoded by the coding sequence ATGGGTTTTTGGAAAACTTGGTTTAATAGCCCTGAGTCTGTAGCGACAAGTAAAACAACCTCTTTTGAAGAACGTACAGGGTCTGTTGCGGGCGAATCTAGCCCTAATAGCTCTAGCGAAGCTTCTGGGAAGGAGACTCGCATCGTTTTTAGTACGGAGCGAGATATTGATCTGTATGAACTAGAGGAACTTTGTGATGCAGTTGGTTGGTCACGTCGTCCTTTAAGAAAAGTCAAAAAAGCCATTGAGCATAGTTTTCTCGTAGCCTCTATGTGGCAAGTACGAGGAAACCAAAGACGGCTGATCGGTTTCGCTCGCGCTACCTCAGATCATGCGTTTAATGCCACTATTTGGGATGTGGTAGTTCACCCGGACTTTCAAGGTAAAGGACTGGGTAAGGCGCTGATGAAATACGTACTCAAAAAACTTAGAAGTGAAGAAATTAGCAATGTGACTCTCTTTGCTGATCCTCATGTTCTAGATTTTTACCGGGGTATGGGTTTCATGTCAGACCCGGAAGGCATTAAAGGTATGTTTTGGTATCCGCACTAA
- a CDS encoding photosystem I reaction center protein subunit XI: protein MAQAVNSAKNSPSDPRNREVVSPAGRDPQQGNLETPINSSPLVKWFINNLPAYRQGLNPSRRGLEVGMAHGYLLFGPFAKLGPLRNATNANLAGLLAAIGLVVILTACLSLYANSNPEKALASVTVPNPPVDAFNSKESWNNFASSFLIGGIGGAVVAYFLTSNLGLIQGLVG, encoded by the coding sequence ATGGCGCAAGCAGTAAATTCAGCGAAAAATTCCCCCAGCGATCCCAGAAATCGTGAGGTTGTGTCTCCAGCAGGACGTGATCCTCAGCAAGGAAATCTAGAAACCCCGATTAACTCCTCTCCCTTAGTTAAGTGGTTCATTAATAACTTGCCCGCCTATCGTCAAGGTCTTAATCCTTCTAGACGTGGGTTAGAAGTTGGCATGGCTCATGGTTACTTACTATTTGGACCTTTCGCTAAATTAGGTCCTCTACGTAATGCAACTAATGCTAATTTAGCTGGATTACTTGCAGCTATTGGCTTGGTGGTGATTCTCACTGCCTGTCTATCCCTGTATGCCAATAGCAATCCTGAGAAAGCACTTGCCAGTGTAACTGTCCCCAACCCACCAGTAGATGCTTTTAACTCCAAAGAAAGCTGGAATAATTTTGCCAGTTCTTTTTTAATTGGTGGGATTGGCGGTGCAGTCGTCGCTTATTTCTTGACTAGCAATTTGGGACTCATTCAAGGTCTAGTTGGTTAA
- a CDS encoding Tic22 family protein codes for MKALVRWGATLGLVGSTLLGSVFVGSFPVLALSEQQIKEKLDSVPVYLVTNEQGLPLSRPLPNAEKPGGSVTGVYMSRQEAQSFIKDLQGVQGKDPKTQQMVKSLQVTAVPLGVIYQQLQQTKNQSERLLFAFKPVEQEIKGAMELLRQSGQQVNQFTSVPVFAVRFSPDQGYVPIQLTADNEQLIPLFLSKQDAQGLLTKIKGQFPKADIQVIDIDGVIKTLQDKNDPWLNQVVLVPSQESREYIKTLPTENAPKTPPARPQQR; via the coding sequence ATGAAAGCATTAGTTCGCTGGGGCGCAACATTAGGCCTAGTGGGAAGTACTTTACTAGGATCGGTTTTTGTGGGGAGTTTCCCAGTTCTGGCTTTGTCAGAACAGCAAATAAAAGAAAAGTTAGATTCAGTTCCTGTATATCTAGTTACTAATGAACAAGGTTTACCATTGAGTCGTCCCTTACCAAATGCTGAAAAACCTGGTGGTTCGGTAACAGGTGTTTATATGAGTCGGCAGGAAGCTCAAAGTTTTATTAAGGACTTGCAGGGTGTCCAAGGCAAAGACCCGAAAACGCAACAAATGGTGAAAAGCCTACAAGTAACAGCAGTGCCTCTGGGTGTTATTTATCAGCAATTGCAACAAACTAAAAACCAGTCAGAACGCCTGTTATTTGCCTTTAAACCTGTAGAACAGGAAATCAAGGGGGCAATGGAATTACTGCGTCAAAGTGGTCAACAGGTAAATCAGTTTACTAGTGTGCCTGTGTTTGCTGTGAGATTTTCACCAGATCAGGGTTATGTGCCAATTCAACTGACAGCTGACAATGAACAATTAATTCCTTTGTTTTTAAGTAAGCAAGATGCACAAGGCTTGTTAACCAAAATCAAGGGACAGTTTCCCAAAGCGGATATTCAGGTAATAGATATAGATGGGGTGATTAAAACCTTACAGGATAAAAATGATCCTTGGCTAAACCAAGTTGTTTTAGTCCCATCCCAAGAATCTAGAGAATATATCAAGACTTTGCCTACAGAGAACGCCCCCAAAACTCCACCAGCGAGACCTCAGCAACGTTAA
- the remA gene encoding extracellular matrix/biofilm regulator RemA, with translation MEIQLINIGFGNIVSANRVVAIVSPESAPIKRIITDARDRGQLVDATYGRRTRAVIITDSSHVILSAIQPETVANRFVISRDHHTVEN, from the coding sequence ATGGAAATACAATTAATTAACATTGGTTTTGGTAACATCGTGTCTGCCAACCGAGTAGTTGCCATCGTTAGTCCAGAGTCTGCCCCGATTAAACGGATCATTACCGATGCACGGGATAGAGGTCAATTAGTGGATGCAACTTACGGACGGCGAACAAGGGCTGTAATTATCACTGATTCCAGCCACGTAATTCTTTCCGCCATTCAACCGGAAACGGTAGCGAATCGGTTTGTGATTTCTCGTGATCATCATACTGTAGAGAACTGA